CCGCGCAGACGAAGTCGCCCTCGTTTTCGCGGCCCTCGTCGTCAACCACAATGATGAAGCGCCCTGCCCTCAAGTCGCCTAACGCCTCATCTATCGAAGCGAACACGCTCTTCCCGTCAACCCCGCGCCGGATCTTCTTGGCTCCGACAATCATGAACAGTCAAGATAGTGGCGCGTCCGGCTAAGTCAAGCAAATGCGACGGGACGCAACGCCGGTGCGGCCCAACTCAGCTATTGATTTGTCTCGGGAAATCAGTATCATAGCCATTCTCTGCCGGACCCTTGAGCCTGTTTGCGGCACGGTGGCTCAGGTTTGTGCAGCGACCAACGGTCTTTCTAAAGAGCCCGTCTAGCATTGACAGTAGTAGCGAAATTGGTATAAGGATAGCTAAGATGAAGACTTACGTCGCCAGGAAAGACGACATAAAGAGCGAGTGGTATCTGTTTGACGCCGGCGGTCAGACCTTGGGCCGCCTCGCCACACAGATAGCTGTTCGTTTGATGGGCAAGCACAGGCCAATCTACACCCCCCACATCGACTCGGGCGACCACGTGGTCGTGGTTAACGCCGCGGGCATCAAGCTGACGGGCAAGAAGTACGACGAGAAGCTCTACCACCGCCACTCCATGTACCCGGGCGGCCTGAAGACATTCACCTACGCCCAGGTCGTGGAGCGGTTCCCGACCCGGCCGCTGGAACTGGCGGTGAAACGGATGCTGCCCAAGAACAGACTGCAGGCAAAGAGGATGGCTCGGCTCCACGTCTACACAGGAGCCGAACACAGTCACCAGGCCCAGAAACTCACACCGGTCAAATAACATGGAAAAGAACTACTTTGCCACCGGCAGCCGCAAGTCAGCCACGGCCAAAGTCTGGCTGGTCGCCGGCGGCTCCGAGACGATTGTCAACGGTCAGCCCTTCGAGGAGTACTTCGGCCGGGCCGACCTCGTTAGCGCGGCGATGTCGCCGCTGAAGACCACCGGCACTTCCGGCTTCGGGCTGAAGTGCCAGTGTTCGGGCGGCGGCCTCTCCGCTCAGGCTGCAGCCGTAGCTTTGGGTGCCGCCCGGGCTCTCGTCGCCTACAACCCCGACCTGCGCAAGGCCCTGCGCGGTGCCGAGCTACTGAAGCGCGACCCGCGTGAGAAGGAACGGATGAAGTACGGACTGGCCAAGAGGAGGAAGCGCTTCCAGTGGACCAAACGTTAACCATCAAGCAATTGCTCGAGGCTGGTGTCCACTTCGGGCACCATTCCCGTCGCTGGAACCCCAAGATGAAACCGTTCATCTTCGGCAAGAAGCACGGAATCTTCATCATCGACCTGGAGAAGAGCCTGGAACGCATGCGCCTTGCCTACGAGGCGGTGCGTAACATCACCGAAGCCGGCCGTGACGTACTCTTCGTCGGCACCAAGCAGCAGGCACGGCCGATCATCGAGGAGGAGGCTACTCGCTGTGGCTCCTGCTACGTAACTGAGCGCTGGCTGGGAGGCCTGCTCACGAACTTCGAGATTCTATCGACCCGCATCACGCGGCTTTCCGATCTGGAAAGGATGATCAACGAGGGACAGTACGGCAGGACGACCAAGAAGGAAGCCCTCCTTCTGCAGCGCGAGCACAAGAAGCTCCTCCGGGTGTTCGCCGGCCTGAAGGCGCTCGACCGCCTGCCCGGCGCAGTGTTCGTGATTGACCCCGTGCGCGAGGCAACCGCCGTCGCCGAGGCCCAGCGAGTCAGGATTCCGGTCATCGCCCTCATCGACACCAACGGCAACCCTGATGGCATCGACTACCCGATCCCGGGCAATGATGACGCTCTGCGTTCCATTCGGCTCGTGGCCGGCATGATAGCCAACGCGGTGATGGAGGGCCGGAAGCAGTTCGACACCGAGGAGGTCCAGTGAGTCAGCCAACCGAGAAAGTCGTCGACCTCCGCCGCCGCACCGGAGCAGGCATGATGGACTGCAAGGCCGCGATCGAAGAGGCGACCGGTGACATCGAAAAGGCAATCGAGATCCTCCGCACCAAGGGCATCGCCAAAGCGGCGAAGAAGGCCGAGCGGCCGACCGCTGCCGGCGTGATTGAGTCCTACATCCACCCCGGGGAACGACTCGGCGTGCTCATCGAGGTGGACGTCGAGACCGACTTCGTCGCCCGCAACCAGGAATTCCGTCGGTTCGTGCGCGACCTCGCGATGCACATCGCCGCGGCCGACCCGGCGGCGATTGACCGGACCGGTGTGGCCCCTGAAGTCATCGAACGCGAGAAGCGTATCTACGAGGAACAGGTGACCCAATCCGGAAAGCCGGCCAACATCGTCGAGAAAATCGTCCAGGGCAAACTCGAGAAGTTCTACGCCGACGTGTGCCTGCTGGAGCAGCCTTTCGTGAAGGCTCCCGAGAAGACCGTGGGCGACTACCTGAAGGAAACCATCGCCAAGTTCGGCGAGAACACCGTAATCCGGCGTTTCGCTCGATTCAAGCTCGGTGAGTAACCGGCGCTACAATCGACTCCTGCTCAAGATATCCGGTGACTGCTTCAGCGACTCAAAGTCGCTGAAGCGCGTCGCCGACCAGCTGGTCTCGGCCCAGCACGCTGGCGCCAACCTCGCCGTCGTCATGGGCGGTGGGAACATCCTGCGCGGCCGCGATACCCGAGACATGGACCAAGCCGCAGCTGACAAAGCCGGAATGCTCGCCACGGTCATCAACGGCATCAAGCTGACCGAACTGCTCGGCTCCCATGCCCCTGCAAGGCACTTTTCGGCCATCGCCGTGCCCGGGACCGCGGCGGGCTACGACATCTGGCAGGCCCGCGAAGCGCTGAAGGAGGGAAGGATCCTTGTTCTCTCCGGCGGCACCGGCAACCCTTTCTTTTCGACCGACTCGGCCGCGGCGCTCCGGGCCGCGGAACTGGGCATGGACACGCTGCTGAAAGGTACGCGTGTGGCCGGAGTCTTCTCTTCCGACCCGGAGAAGAACCCCAAGGCGGAGTTCTACCCGACACTTACCTACCAGCAGGCGCTCGAAGAACGACTCGCGGTGATGGATCTCACGGCCTTCGCCCTCTGCATGGAGCGGAAGATACCGATAGTGGTGTTTGACATCACGCGGCCGCGGGCTATCCTTGACATCATGAAGGGAAAACGAATCGGGAGTCTTGTATGCTAGACAAAGTCTATTCCGAATACCGGCAGAAAATGACCAAGACAATCGAGGTGCTGGAGAGCGAGTTCGCCCGCATCCGGACTGCTCGTGCCAACCCGGCCATCCTTGATGGCGTCAAGGTCGACTACTACGGTCAACCAACTCCCCTGAAGCAGGTGGCGAGCATCTCGGTACCCGAGCCACGCCAGATCGTGGTGCAGCCGTGGGACCGCTCGGCCATGGTCGAGATCGAGAAAGCGCTGCAGAAGGCCGAACTCGGCCTCACCCCCAAAGTCGAGGCCAACCTCATCCGCCTGCCGATTCCGGCCCTGACCGAGGAACGTCGTCGCGAACTCGTGAAGCTCTGCGCCAAGCTGACTGAAGATTCCCGCGTTGCGGTCCGCAATCTGCGGCGCGAGGCGAACGACGCGGCAAAGAAGCTCGAAAAAGAAAAGAAGATCACCGAAGACGACTCCAAGACATGCACCAAGAAGATTCAGGAAATGACCGACGAGTTCATCAAGAAACTTGACGAACTCCTGAAGCACAAGGAAGCCGAAGTCATAGAGAAGTGATCTGCAGCCGGCCCACGGCCAGCAGATCAGCCCGAGCGATCGAAGGCAGTCGGAGGATCTCACTCTAGCGACGCAGATGCCTGAATTCCACAAAGTCCCCCGCCACATTGCCGTCATCATGGACGGCAACGGTCGCTGGGCAAAGCAAAAGGGCCTGCCCCGCGCCATTGGCCACCAGGAGGGGGTGAAGTCGCTCCACGAGGCGGTCGAGACCCTCGACGACGTCGGGGTGAAGTATCTCACGGCGTACACCTTCTCCACCGAAAACTGGTACCGGCCAAAGCACGAAGTCGAACTGCTGATGAAGCTCATGGGTAAGACAATGGACGACGAGCGGCCCGGCCTCATCAAGAACAACATCCGCGTCCGCGCCATCGGTCGCATCTCCGACCTTCCCCAGAGCCTGCAGGACACCCTGTCCCGCCTCATCGCCGACACGGCGAGGAATACCGGGCTCACGCTCTGTCTCGCCCTCAGCTACGGCGGTCGAACCGAGATTCTCGACGCCTGCCGTCGCGCGGCAGAGACCGGCAAGGCGCCCCAGACCGAAGCCGAGTTCGGCGCGCTGCTCTACGACCCGTCGCTGCCCGACCCGGACCTTCTCATCCGCACCGGCGGTGACCAGAGGATCTCCAACTACCTGCTTTGGCAGTCGGCCTACACGGAGTTATACTTCACCGAAGCACTCTGGCCTGACTTCCGCAAGGCCCAGCTACTCGCCGCGATAGAAGACTATGCCCAGCGGCAGCGCCGCTTCGGCCGCATTGACGAAGAGTAACTGGCTCAGCCGAATTCTGATCGGGGCCGGGCTCGGAGGCGCGACATTCGCGGCCTTGTTTGGCCATACGGCAATCATCGCGGTCATCGCTGCGGCCTGGGTTGCACTCGCCACGCTGGAGTTCATACAACTCCTTGACAAAGCAGATATCAAGCTGAATCGCTGGCTGCTCCCTCCACTCAGCGTCCTCATCGTCGCCGCCGCCTACTTCGGCCTCCTGCCCGGTTTTCTCCTCGCCCCGATTGCGGCAGTCCTCCTCGCGGCCGTCGCCACCCAGGAGACGAGGCCGCGCGTGCCGGTCTATGGCCTGTTCTCCCTCATCTACCTGGGATTCTTCCCAGCCCACCTGGTACTGCTCAAGAATCTCTCCGCAAACCGCGACTGGTCGCCGTGGCTCGTATTCTTCCCTCTCGCCCTGACCTGGCTCAACGACACCGCCGGACTGGTGTTCGGCAGGCGCCTCGGCAAGCACAAGCTTGCACCAACGCTGAGTCCCAACAAGACCATCGAGGGCTATGTCGCCGGTCTTCTCTTCTCGGCACTTCTGTCAGCAGTGTATCTCCACTTCCTTGAGCCCTTCGCGAGCCGCCCGATCTGGTGGCTGGCGGTAGTGGGGATCGGGCTCGGCACGATGGCTCAGGCGGGGGACCTCTTCGAGTCCATGTTCAAGCGGGCGGTCGGCGTGAAGGACACCTCGTCCGCTCTCGCCGCCCACGGAGGCTTCCTCGATCGGGTCGACAGCCTCCTCTTCACCATCCCCGCCTTCTACTACCTCGTCCTCTACCTCTGAGGCAATCGAGAATGGCGAGTCTGGAAAGGTAGAACCCGTGTTCTTCATTCGACATTCGGACTTCGCACTTCGGACTTGACGCGATGCGTCTCACCGACCCGGTCATCCGCGAAGGCCCGCAGCTCAAGATCGACTACGTAGCCTGTGACTCGCTCGGAACCAGAGGCATGTGCGTCTGCATCCATACTCCTGACGTTGTGGTGACGGTTGACCCGGGCGCGTCACTCGAGCCCGCCCACTTCCCGATGCCAGTCGAGCGCCGCCGTGCCATGGTCGACGATCACGATGCCGCGATTCGCTCGGCCTGCTCACGTTCCCAGCTTGTAGTCATCAGCCACTACCATCTCGACCACTTCTCCGAGGGACGTGACGTGGAGCGCTATGGCGGCAAGACCTTGTTCGTCAAGAACCCGGAAGGCCTGCCGGCCAAGCAGTTCGAAACCGCCAAGGCATTCCATAGGGTCATCGATGGTCTGCCCAAGGAGACGATTGTCGCGGACGGCCGCAAGTTCAGGTTCAAGAAGACGCAAATCAGCTTCTCCCCTCCCGTCTGGCACGGCGCCGAAAACGCTGAGCCCGGGAGAGTCATCATGACCGAGGTCAGTTGGGGCAAAGAGAAGCTGCTCGTCACTTCTGACGTCGGCGGACCACTGGATACGGCGACGACGGACCTGATCGTTGACGCCAAGGCCCGGACCGTGGTCGTCGACGGGTACCCGACCTACATGCTCGGCCAATTCGCTACCGACCACGATCTGGTTCGCAGCATCGTGAACGTCTGCCGCATCCTGGCCGCGCCCACCGTGAAGACGGTTGTCCTCGACCACCATATGGCCCGCGACTACCGCTACCCGGCCTTCTTCAAGCTCGTCTACGACAAGGCGAAGCAGCTTAGCAAGCAGTTCGGCACCGCGGCTGAGGTGATGGGCAAGACCAGCGCGGTGCTCGATGGCTACCAGAACTACGGGCCGACCCGCTGGCACAAGTGGTTCCCGCTCGAAGCCGGCGACGCCCGTGCGGTGCTCGACCGGGCGGCCGCCGAAGGCAAGCTCGACAAGGATTGGTCGGCGCAGTTCGACCGATGGGTCGCGTGAGACTCAGAACTCGAATGGCCACTACACAGGCCTGTACGCACAGTCCTCTAGGAACAAACGGAAAGGTTGAAACGATGAACAGAACCCAAGACCGACTGCTGCTGGCCCTCATGCTGCTGCTCGCGGTGGCATCGCTGCGCTGCCCGTCAAAGGCCACCGTCTCGGGCCAGCCCACGCTACCCGAACCCGACTTCGTCGTGGCGCGGGACGGCTCCGCCGACTACGAGACCATCGGCGACGCGCTCGACGACGCCGAGGACGGCAGCGTCATCCTGGTCAAACCCGGGACCTATGAAGAGGAAGTCGAGTTCCAGGATGACCAGAAGAATATCACCCTGCTGGGCTCGGGCCCGGACAAGACCATCATCGACGCGGATGGCGAGTACTCCGCGGTGACACTGCGGGGCAGTGGCCACCGCCTGTCCGGCTTCACGCTGCGCGGTGCCGAGTCGCACGGCCTCTACGTGCCTGACGGCAAGCACCAGGTCGACTACTGCCTTATCGTCGACAACGACGACCGCGGCATCTACCTGAGCACGTTGTCGGGCCGGGGTCGCGCTCGGATAGACCACTGCACTATCGCTGACAACGAAGTCTCAGGCATCTACTCCGTCAAGGACGACGCGGGAACCACCATCAGCAACTGCATCGTCGCGTTCAACGGCCGCGGCATCGTCACCGACGAGGACGAGGGCGGCATCAAGATCACCAATTGCCTCGTGTCCAACGAACGCGAGGACTTCGACCGCGTCAGCGAAGGCACCAGCAACATCACGGATGACCGGTATGGAGTCAAGCCGTGCGTTAGCTGTCTCGCTTTCAGTAGAGTTATCTTCCGACGGTCCTGCTTCGCCTGACCGCCAGTTCTGTCGGTCTCGCCAG
This region of candidate division WOR-3 bacterium genomic DNA includes:
- the rplM gene encoding 50S ribosomal protein L13, with the translated sequence MKTYVARKDDIKSEWYLFDAGGQTLGRLATQIAVRLMGKHRPIYTPHIDSGDHVVVVNAAGIKLTGKKYDEKLYHRHSMYPGGLKTFTYAQVVERFPTRPLELAVKRMLPKNRLQAKRMARLHVYTGAEHSHQAQKLTPVK
- the rpsI gene encoding 30S ribosomal protein S9, which encodes MEKNYFATGSRKSATAKVWLVAGGSETIVNGQPFEEYFGRADLVSAAMSPLKTTGTSGFGLKCQCSGGGLSAQAAAVALGAARALVAYNPDLRKALRGAELLKRDPREKERMKYGLAKRRKRFQWTKR
- the rpsB gene encoding 30S ribosomal protein S2, with the protein product MDQTLTIKQLLEAGVHFGHHSRRWNPKMKPFIFGKKHGIFIIDLEKSLERMRLAYEAVRNITEAGRDVLFVGTKQQARPIIEEEATRCGSCYVTERWLGGLLTNFEILSTRITRLSDLERMINEGQYGRTTKKEALLLQREHKKLLRVFAGLKALDRLPGAVFVIDPVREATAVAEAQRVRIPVIALIDTNGNPDGIDYPIPGNDDALRSIRLVAGMIANAVMEGRKQFDTEEVQ
- the tsf gene encoding translation elongation factor Ts, whose product is MSQPTEKVVDLRRRTGAGMMDCKAAIEEATGDIEKAIEILRTKGIAKAAKKAERPTAAGVIESYIHPGERLGVLIEVDVETDFVARNQEFRRFVRDLAMHIAAADPAAIDRTGVAPEVIEREKRIYEEQVTQSGKPANIVEKIVQGKLEKFYADVCLLEQPFVKAPEKTVGDYLKETIAKFGENTVIRRFARFKLGE
- a CDS encoding uridine monophosphate kinase, producing MSNRRYNRLLLKISGDCFSDSKSLKRVADQLVSAQHAGANLAVVMGGGNILRGRDTRDMDQAAADKAGMLATVINGIKLTELLGSHAPARHFSAIAVPGTAAGYDIWQAREALKEGRILVLSGGTGNPFFSTDSAAALRAAELGMDTLLKGTRVAGVFSSDPEKNPKAEFYPTLTYQQALEERLAVMDLTAFALCMERKIPIVVFDITRPRAILDIMKGKRIGSLVC
- a CDS encoding ribosome recycling factor — protein: MLDKVYSEYRQKMTKTIEVLESEFARIRTARANPAILDGVKVDYYGQPTPLKQVASISVPEPRQIVVQPWDRSAMVEIEKALQKAELGLTPKVEANLIRLPIPALTEERRRELVKLCAKLTEDSRVAVRNLRREANDAAKKLEKEKKITEDDSKTCTKKIQEMTDEFIKKLDELLKHKEAEVIEK
- the uppS gene encoding di-trans,poly-cis-decaprenylcistransferase; this encodes MPEFHKVPRHIAVIMDGNGRWAKQKGLPRAIGHQEGVKSLHEAVETLDDVGVKYLTAYTFSTENWYRPKHEVELLMKLMGKTMDDERPGLIKNNIRVRAIGRISDLPQSLQDTLSRLIADTARNTGLTLCLALSYGGRTEILDACRRAAETGKAPQTEAEFGALLYDPSLPDPDLLIRTGGDQRISNYLLWQSAYTELYFTEALWPDFRKAQLLAAIEDYAQRQRRFGRIDEE